In one window of Leptospira sp. GIMC2001 DNA:
- a CDS encoding NAD(P) transhydrogenase subunit alpha encodes METLVTALTIFVLAIFIGFEVITKIPPILHTPLMSGSNAISGITVIGAILSAGSQDTMLTTILGSAAVVFATINVVGGFLVTQRMLGMFKKKD; translated from the coding sequence ATGGAAACACTCGTAACAGCACTCACAATTTTTGTTCTAGCTATATTCATTGGATTCGAAGTGATCACCAAGATTCCACCAATTTTACACACACCGTTAATGTCAGGATCCAATGCGATCTCTGGAATTACGGTAATCGGTGCGATCCTATCCGCGGGGTCTCAGGACACAATGCTCACTACGATTCTAGGAAGTGCGGCAGTGGTTTTTGCAACTATCAATGTGGTTGGTGGATTCCTAGTTACTCAGAGAATGCTGGGCATGTTCAAGAAGAAGGACTAA
- a CDS encoding nuclear transport factor 2 family protein, translated as MNKKEIVGTFLGAVLKNDPDTMRKLTNVDYIQHNPFIPTGLEPFIQMLPILQENGTTAENIRMFQDGNYIFMHNIWRNAKPFGADKMVSFDIIRLDDKGKVAEHWDAMTPLVKGTASGRTQTDRSATVTDLDKTEANKTLAKSMVEDILMGKNPNKITDYISSEKYHQHNPQIKDGLSGIMEVVEYLTSQNNMFKYTKIHKVLGEGNFVLTVSEGEWSGKKHVFYDLLRFENGKAVEHWDVIQEKPTEGLANQNGMFGFK; from the coding sequence ATGAACAAAAAAGAAATTGTAGGGACATTCTTGGGAGCTGTTCTTAAAAATGACCCGGATACCATGAGAAAGTTGACTAATGTCGATTATATCCAACACAACCCATTTATCCCCACAGGATTGGAGCCCTTTATCCAAATGCTCCCCATCCTTCAGGAAAATGGAACTACCGCTGAAAATATTCGGATGTTCCAAGATGGAAATTATATTTTTATGCACAATATTTGGAGAAATGCCAAGCCTTTTGGTGCTGATAAGATGGTATCCTTTGATATTATCAGATTGGATGATAAAGGGAAAGTTGCCGAACACTGGGATGCAATGACTCCATTGGTCAAAGGCACTGCAAGTGGAAGGACACAGACTGATCGTTCTGCAACCGTAACAGATTTGGACAAAACAGAAGCTAATAAGACATTAGCCAAGTCAATGGTAGAAGATATTCTCATGGGTAAAAATCCAAATAAGATTACTGATTATATCAGCTCTGAAAAATACCATCAACACAATCCACAAATTAAAGACGGATTGTCCGGAATTATGGAAGTTGTTGAATATCTTACTTCTCAAAACAATATGTTTAAATACACAAAAATCCACAAAGTATTGGGCGAAGGAAACTTTGTACTTACTGTTAGTGAAGGAGAATGGAGTGGGAAAAAGCATGTCTTCTATGATTTACTTCGCTTTGAAAATGGGAAAGCAGTAGAGCATTGGGATGTGATTCAAGAGAAACCCACAGAAGGATTGGCAAATCAAAACGGAATGTTCGGTTTTAAGTAA
- a CDS encoding TetR/AcrR family transcriptional regulator, giving the protein MGRNKEYIREELLEKSIQLFRKNGYHATGTDQLASEFGINKKSLYAEFGSKLNLFQSCLEHYESTFLNLILSPVENQNANLERIKEVFQTIVKYGEKDLRGLGCLICNTSSDRGSLDPCIGPIVDRYFERIENGFYKALLNSKNSSNKIKSDNLKQISSFLTTTLVGIATSIRAEAPVSQIRKTYKFIEEYLKSLQ; this is encoded by the coding sequence ATGGGAAGAAACAAAGAATATATACGTGAGGAGCTTTTAGAAAAATCAATTCAACTCTTTCGAAAAAATGGTTATCATGCTACCGGAACTGATCAACTTGCTTCGGAATTTGGAATCAACAAAAAAAGCCTATACGCTGAATTTGGTTCCAAACTCAACCTATTTCAATCTTGCTTGGAGCACTATGAATCGACATTTCTAAATCTGATTCTTTCCCCAGTGGAAAATCAAAACGCAAATTTAGAAAGAATCAAAGAAGTATTTCAAACAATCGTTAAATATGGGGAAAAAGATTTAAGAGGTCTTGGTTGTTTAATTTGCAATACCTCATCGGATCGAGGATCTTTGGATCCATGCATAGGACCTATTGTGGATAGATATTTTGAAAGAATAGAAAATGGTTTCTATAAGGCTCTTCTGAATTCTAAAAACTCAAGCAATAAAATCAAGAGCGATAATTTAAAGCAAATATCTTCATTCTTGACAACTACTCTTGTCGGAATAGCCACAAGTATTCGAGCAGAGGCTCCGGTTAGTCAAATTCGGAAAACTTATAAGTTTATAGAAGAGTATTTGAAGTCACTTCAATAG
- a CDS encoding Uma2 family endonuclease, translated as MEIYEKFGVKEYWILFPENACIDAFTLVDGKYKIFIASDIGNGKVNSKLLGGLDVQPGKIFG; from the coding sequence ATGGAAATCTATGAAAAGTTTGGTGTGAAGGAATATTGGATTCTATTTCCAGAGAATGCTTGCATCGATGCATTTACATTAGTTGATGGGAAATATAAAATCTTTATAGCGTCCGACATTGGGAATGGGAAAGTGAATTCGAAATTGTTAGGTGGTTTGGATGTTCAACCAGGTAAGATTTTCGGCTAG
- a CDS encoding DUF3995 domain-containing protein yields MIFLSQWILVLIFFSLGLLHFFWAMGYKWGFEKALPRKENGSFLFYPKRKESLAIGIFLSLFALFYLLQTGIGFYTLSERIFSIGSWIIIAVFGLRSIGEFKYVGFTKRIRNSEFSKLDTMFYSPLCLLITALAFFVL; encoded by the coding sequence ATGATTTTCTTATCTCAATGGATTTTAGTATTGATATTTTTTTCGCTGGGATTGCTTCATTTCTTCTGGGCAATGGGCTATAAATGGGGATTTGAGAAAGCACTTCCACGAAAAGAGAATGGATCTTTTCTATTTTATCCTAAACGAAAGGAGAGTTTGGCAATTGGAATCTTTCTTAGTCTATTTGCGTTGTTCTATTTATTGCAGACTGGAATTGGTTTTTATACTCTAAGTGAGAGAATCTTTTCGATTGGATCTTGGATCATTATAGCAGTATTTGGACTTCGCTCAATCGGAGAATTTAAATATGTTGGGTTCACTAAACGTATTCGTAATAGCGAATTTTCTAAATTGGATACCATGTTCTATTCGCCACTTTGTCTATTGATTACGGCATTGGCTTTTTTTGTTTTGTAG